In Thioalkalivibrio paradoxus ARh 1, the following are encoded in one genomic region:
- the narH gene encoding nitrate reductase subunit beta: MKIRAQIAMVLNLDKCIGCHTCSVTCKNVWTSRDGMEYAWFNNVETKPGIGYPKEWENQERWNGGWRRREDGRIEPRMGGKWRVLANIFANPDLPEIDDYYEPWDYDYAHLQDAPESRAMPVARPRSLVSGKRMEKIHWGPNWEEILGTEFSKRSKDYNFEQVQKDIYGQFENTFMMYLPRLCEHCLNPACVASCPSGAIYKREEDGIVLIDQDKCRGWRMCVSGCPYKKIYYNWNTGKSEKCIFCYPRIEVSQPTVCSETCVGRIRYLGVLLYDADKIEEAASVASERDLYEKQLEMFLDPFDEKVLAAARKEGIPESWLTAAQQSPIYKMAMEWKIAFPLHPEYRTLPMVWYVPPLSPIQSAAESGNMGMNGIIPDVDSLRIPVRYLANMLTAGDEKPVTLALKRMLAMRAYMRSKTVDGEFNQAVLDDVGLRMDQIEVMYRYLAIANYEDRFVIPSSHREYASATYDAYGERGGCGFSFGNSCADGATKTSIFGTKRLTDRKGKPIRVEVKS, from the coding sequence ATGAAGATTCGTGCACAGATCGCAATGGTGCTGAACCTGGACAAGTGCATCGGTTGCCACACCTGTTCGGTCACCTGCAAGAACGTCTGGACCTCGCGCGACGGCATGGAGTACGCCTGGTTCAACAACGTCGAAACCAAGCCCGGAATCGGCTACCCGAAGGAGTGGGAGAACCAGGAGCGCTGGAACGGCGGCTGGCGTCGCCGCGAGGACGGTCGTATCGAGCCGCGCATGGGCGGCAAGTGGCGCGTGCTCGCGAACATCTTCGCGAACCCGGACCTGCCCGAGATCGACGACTACTACGAGCCCTGGGACTACGACTACGCGCATCTGCAGGATGCGCCGGAGTCGAGGGCAATGCCAGTCGCTCGCCCGCGTTCGCTGGTGAGCGGGAAGCGGATGGAGAAGATCCACTGGGGGCCGAACTGGGAGGAGATCCTGGGTACCGAGTTCTCCAAACGCTCGAAGGACTACAACTTTGAACAGGTGCAGAAGGACATCTACGGCCAGTTCGAGAACACCTTCATGATGTACCTGCCGCGCCTGTGCGAGCACTGCCTGAACCCGGCCTGCGTCGCTTCGTGCCCAAGCGGTGCGATCTACAAGCGCGAGGAAGACGGGATCGTTTTGATCGATCAGGACAAGTGCCGCGGCTGGCGCATGTGCGTGTCCGGTTGCCCATACAAAAAGATCTACTACAACTGGAACACCGGGAAATCGGAGAAGTGCATCTTCTGCTATCCGCGCATCGAGGTGAGCCAGCCGACGGTCTGCTCGGAAACCTGCGTCGGACGCATCCGCTACCTCGGAGTTTTGCTGTACGACGCCGACAAGATCGAGGAAGCTGCCAGCGTTGCCAGCGAGCGGGATCTGTACGAGAAGCAGCTGGAGATGTTCCTGGATCCGTTCGATGAGAAGGTGCTCGCTGCCGCCCGCAAGGAAGGCATCCCCGAGTCCTGGCTCACCGCCGCCCAGCAGTCGCCGATCTACAAGATGGCAATGGAGTGGAAGATCGCGTTCCCGCTGCACCCGGAGTACCGCACGCTGCCGATGGTGTGGTACGTGCCGCCGCTGTCGCCGATCCAGTCCGCCGCCGAGTCCGGGAACATGGGTATGAACGGCATCATCCCCGACGTCGACTCGCTGCGCATCCCGGTGCGCTACCTCGCGAACATGCTGACGGCCGGTGACGAAAAGCCGGTGACGCTGGCGCTGAAACGCATGCTTGCGATGCGCGCCTACATGCGCTCGAAGACCGTGGACGGCGAGTTCAACCAGGCCGTGCTCGACGACGTCGGTCTGCGCATGGACCAGATCGAGGTGATGTACCGCTACCTTGCGATCGCGAACTACGAGGACCGTTTCGTGATCCCGAGTTCGCACCGCGAATACGCAAGCGCGACCTACGACGCCTACGGCGAGCGCGGCGGCTGCGGCTTCAGCTTCGGCAACTCCTGTGCCGACGGCGCGACCAAGACCAGCATCTTCGGGACCAAGCGCCTGACCGACCGGAAAGGCAAGCCGATCCGCGTGGAGGTGAAGTCATGA
- a CDS encoding peptidylprolyl isomerase — translation MTISVNGVEIPEQAIHREMQYHPAPSADVAQYEAARALVIRELLLQEARRSELNPPLDATDPEEGLIQALMAWAVQVPKADNAACRRYYDTHRERFRSPVVHHVSHLLLPAAPDDHEARREAIARAEELLAEIGDDPGAFTAAAMTHSACPSRDAGGDLGPIGRGQTVPEFEKALERMEPGKIASRPLETRYGVHLVYLRGREGGEQLPFEAVQAQVAEYMEQHVLRRAVAQYLQRLVGDARIEGLDLDGADTPLVQ, via the coding sequence ATGACGATATCCGTGAACGGCGTGGAGATCCCCGAGCAGGCGATCCACCGCGAGATGCAGTATCACCCCGCCCCGTCGGCCGATGTCGCCCAGTACGAAGCGGCCCGCGCGCTGGTGATCCGTGAACTGCTGCTGCAGGAAGCCCGCCGCAGCGAACTGAACCCGCCCCTCGATGCGACCGATCCGGAGGAAGGCCTGATCCAGGCATTGATGGCCTGGGCAGTCCAGGTCCCGAAGGCCGATAACGCGGCCTGCCGGCGCTACTACGACACGCACCGGGAGCGCTTCCGCAGCCCCGTCGTGCACCACGTGTCACATCTCCTGCTCCCGGCGGCCCCGGACGATCACGAAGCCCGACGGGAAGCGATCGCGAGGGCTGAAGAACTGCTGGCCGAGATCGGCGATGATCCCGGCGCATTCACCGCGGCGGCGATGACGCACTCCGCCTGCCCGTCGCGCGACGCGGGCGGCGATCTGGGCCCGATCGGCCGGGGCCAGACCGTGCCCGAGTTCGAGAAAGCGCTGGAGCGCATGGAGCCCGGCAAGATCGCATCACGCCCGCTCGAGACCCGCTACGGCGTGCACCTGGTCTACCTGCGGGGCCGGGAGGGCGGCGAACAACTGCCGTTCGAAGCCGTTCAGGCCCAAGTGGCGGAGTACATGGAACAGCATGTGCTGCGCCGCGCGGTTGCCCAGTACCTGCAGCGCCTGGTCGGCGACGCCCGCATCGAGGGCCTGGACCTGGACGGCGCCGACACCCCGCTGGTGCAATAG
- a CDS encoding TusE/DsrC/DsvC family sulfur relay protein: protein MAIEFNDTTIATDEEGYLVDPDAWTSGVAEHIAAEEGIDLTDEHWAVIRFIRGYYDEHQIAVDARFVIKFLDEEFGYGDKAHNHLFELFPYGYVKQACRIAGMRRPRAWSTG, encoded by the coding sequence ATGGCCATCGAATTCAACGACACGACCATCGCCACCGACGAGGAAGGCTACCTCGTCGACCCCGATGCCTGGACCTCGGGCGTCGCGGAACACATCGCGGCGGAAGAGGGGATCGACCTCACCGACGAACACTGGGCCGTGATCCGCTTCATCCGGGGCTACTACGACGAGCACCAGATCGCGGTGGATGCCCGCTTCGTGATCAAGTTCCTCGACGAGGAGTTCGGCTACGGCGACAAGGCCCACAACCACCTGTTCGAGCTGTTCCCCTACGGCTACGTGAAGCAGGCCTGCCGGATCGCCGGCATGCGCCGCCCGCGCGCCTGGAGCACCGGCTGA
- a CDS encoding class I SAM-dependent methyltransferase codes for MEPKEHWEKVYASKSETEVSWFQEHARLSLQILRDAGVPRDAAIIDVGAGASHFVDDCLREGYRDLTVLDVSKAALASARARLGKRAADVHWLEANVLAADLPADAYDVWHDRAVFHFLTDSSGRHAYVQQVLRAVKPGGLVIVATFAEDGPTLCSGLPVMRYSPSALHAEFGAAFTLLGHQREAHQTPAGKEQPFVYCLCRIDGGAGKVSPED; via the coding sequence ATGGAACCCAAAGAGCACTGGGAAAAAGTCTACGCTTCGAAAAGCGAAACCGAGGTCAGCTGGTTTCAGGAACATGCCCGGCTGTCCCTGCAGATCCTCCGGGACGCCGGGGTGCCCAGGGATGCTGCGATCATCGACGTTGGGGCAGGAGCTTCGCACTTCGTCGACGACTGCCTGCGCGAGGGCTACCGCGACCTCACCGTGCTGGACGTGTCCAAAGCGGCGCTGGCCTCGGCCCGCGCACGGCTCGGGAAGCGGGCGGCGGACGTACACTGGCTGGAGGCCAACGTACTCGCTGCCGATCTGCCCGCGGATGCCTACGACGTCTGGCACGACCGGGCGGTATTCCACTTCCTGACCGACTCCTCGGGTCGCCACGCCTACGTGCAACAGGTGCTGCGCGCGGTGAAACCGGGCGGTCTGGTCATCGTCGCAACCTTTGCCGAGGACGGACCGACCCTGTGCAGCGGACTGCCCGTGATGCGCTACAGCCCGTCGGCGCTTCACGCCGAGTTCGGTGCCGCATTCACGCTTCTCGGCCACCAACGCGAGGCGCACCAGACACCGGCTGGAAAAGAGCAGCCGTTCGTCTACTGTCTGTGCCGCATCGATGGCGGTGCGGGCAAGGTGAGTCCGGAGGACTGA
- the narI gene encoding respiratory nitrate reductase subunit gamma: protein MDYLNELVFGYFPYLALAVFLLGSLVRFERDQFTWRSGSSQMLRTKNLRLASNLFHIGILLLFFGHLFGLLTPEWAYKAIGISTPAKQLIAIIAGGIFGLMTFVGLSMLLYRRLFDARIRATSSGSDHFILVLLYVQLILGLATLPLSMTHLDGANMVALANWAQHIVTFQPGAAAFIVDTHWIFKAHIVLGLTMFLVFPFTRLVHIWSAPVWYLGRSYQLVRRR from the coding sequence ATGGATTATCTGAACGAACTCGTCTTCGGGTACTTCCCGTATCTGGCGCTCGCCGTGTTCCTGCTGGGCAGCCTGGTACGTTTCGAGCGCGACCAGTTCACCTGGCGCAGCGGCTCGAGCCAGATGCTGCGCACGAAGAACCTGCGTCTCGCGAGCAACCTGTTCCACATCGGGATCCTGCTGCTGTTCTTCGGTCACCTGTTTGGTCTGCTGACGCCCGAGTGGGCGTACAAGGCGATCGGGATCTCGACGCCGGCCAAGCAGCTGATCGCGATCATCGCGGGCGGCATCTTCGGCCTGATGACCTTCGTGGGGCTGAGCATGCTGCTTTATCGCCGCCTGTTCGACGCCCGTATCCGGGCGACCAGCAGCGGGTCCGATCACTTCATCCTGGTCCTGCTGTACGTGCAGCTGATTCTCGGGCTTGCCACGCTTCCGCTGTCGATGACCCACCTGGACGGCGCGAACATGGTGGCGCTGGCGAACTGGGCGCAGCACATCGTGACCTTCCAGCCGGGTGCCGCCGCGTTCATCGTCGACACCCACTGGATCTTCAAGGCACACATCGTGCTCGGGCTGACGATGTTCCTGGTGTTCCCGTTCACCCGGCTGGTGCACATCTGGAGCGCCCCCGTCTGGTACCTCGGCCGCAGCTACCAGCTGGTGCGCCGCCGCTGA
- the narJ gene encoding nitrate reductase molybdenum cofactor assembly chaperone, producing the protein MTDPERMEPMKTLKVISRLLCYPRADLLGALEELAAAVEKERLLPPELRRRIGTLIAELRITDLYVLQEDYVNLFDRGRAVSLHLFEHVHGESRDRGQAMVDLVDLYRRHGFELSARELPDYLPLFLEFASERPVNEARELLGDAAPVLALIGERLALRGSRYGVLFDALLAFAGAPENLDEIREQAAAEGPDETVVNMDKYWEEEAVTFLAPGGCGSGQATEQPIHWVKPEPAGTVPAKQSVFGG; encoded by the coding sequence ATGACGGACCCGGAACGGATGGAACCGATGAAAACGCTGAAGGTGATCTCCCGGCTGTTGTGTTACCCGCGAGCCGACCTGCTCGGGGCGCTGGAGGAGCTGGCGGCGGCGGTGGAAAAGGAACGGCTGCTCCCTCCGGAGCTGCGGCGGCGTATCGGCACGCTGATCGCGGAGCTGCGCATCACGGACCTCTACGTGCTGCAGGAGGACTACGTGAACCTGTTCGACCGTGGCCGGGCGGTGTCCCTGCACCTGTTCGAGCACGTGCACGGGGAGTCGCGCGACCGGGGCCAGGCGATGGTGGACCTGGTGGACCTGTACCGCCGTCACGGCTTCGAGCTGAGCGCGCGGGAACTGCCGGACTACCTGCCGCTGTTCCTGGAGTTCGCCTCCGAGCGGCCGGTGAACGAGGCCCGCGAACTGCTCGGCGACGCGGCGCCGGTGCTTGCACTGATTGGCGAACGACTGGCATTGCGGGGCAGCCGGTATGGGGTTCTGTTCGACGCGCTGCTGGCCTTTGCGGGTGCGCCCGAGAACCTCGACGAGATCCGAGAGCAGGCGGCTGCCGAGGGCCCCGACGAAACGGTGGTGAACATGGACAAGTACTGGGAAGAAGAGGCGGTGACCTTCCTCGCGCCGGGCGGCTGCGGCAGCGGGCAGGCGACTGAACAGCCGATCCACTGGGTGAAGCCGGAACCCGCCGGCACCGTGCCCGCCAAGCAATCCGTCTTCGGAGGTTGA